The stretch of DNA ATAATTGGCTACTAGTTTGAACGTTTTGTCGCTAAGTGtattggcgctgtacggacatTTTACCGgagcaaatgattcttgccgctaTTTACGCCGTACCTTACGAGAAAAGCGGTACGAATCATGTGTTAGCGAAAAGGGTCGAAGTTTCTacaaaaatttctagaaaagtcattatttaaaattttcctaTAACTTCATTCTTTTATAAGAAAATTGCTAGGGATTGCTATAAATTGAACGTGTCCAGGTGTACAATTTCAGTGGTTGAACAGGTTAAAAAATCAACAGAATATTCAGGAAGCTAAGGAACTGAAAAATAGGAATGTAAGAAATATCCTAGAGCGTGTTGTTTTTTATATTCAAATTTATATTTCGTATAATGCGCCACGAGGAATTAGTCGAGTGGATACGCTTCTGATTGGCACGCTTCTAGTTTGAAATCGCAGATTTCAATTCGGGATTGGCTGTAATTAATGTTTGTGGTCAGTGGTTGTGATCGTGATGTTTTCGTTGCGATCAGTCGCGGCGGTTTCGTTTGCAGAAAAATTTTCGTTTCCCTTGTTACGTCTGTGCACGAATGGTTTCCGAACTGGAAAACCGATAGCTGAGGTTCACCCTGAGATTTAGGATAAATCGGCAAAATGGGACGCACGCGGCTGACAGTGGAACGCGTTCTTTCGTCTATTGTGTGGAATTGAATAAAGAATGGCCGGGAAGATGGCGGCGGCAGAGTTGAAACATGACAATGTTTCGTGCTACGAAACTGTGAAAAGAAATGCATCGACAGCAATGTCGCACAGAGAGATCGAATGTTACCGGTTCCGATTGTTCGATTTAATTTACTATATGACTTCTGTCAGTTTTTTTTTCATCGATATAGCAACAGGTGAATAAAGAAAGAAACTAAATATACCATGTATTTTCTCTATTGCATTTAGAAATTCTGTTTTCGATCGATGTAACGTAAACACGATTGACGAGCATATTTGATCGTCAACGAACTTGAATTGTTGTTCACGAGTTTATTCCAGTCTTGTGTGTATTGTTTTTGTGCACATCTTTCACAGTACAATAACAATTATGACCGAATAATATGTAGAACTCAacgttttttaaatatgtttttacGTTTTATATACGCTCGATGTATCatgtaataaatatataagCTATAATTAAATAATGTATTCTCGTACGAAAGAATTTCATTCAATCAATGCCTTTTACTCTGGATGCAGGTTTTAAATGCAAATTAAGAGACATTTATTAAATGCGTCTATCGATAACATACAAATTATTATCTGATTCTTTTTTTGTAGACAGTATTGTTTTTACGGAATATTTTTTACAAGGCCAATTTATTTGGGGATGCTTTGCCTTGAGTTTCACAATTTTACCCGCCGCTGTTATCCAAATGTTTAGTTTGAGATGGTATCAGAGCGATGGCTCCATTAAAGCTATACATTGGCTCTTACATTTTCTCTTTTTAGGAGTATTACAAAggtattctttttttaaaattcttttttcttttgtttaatCAGTTCACAATCTTTGGTTGCATTTTCTTCGAGAGAAGGtacatacttttatttttaggtATTTGATATTACTTTACGCTACAGTTTATTCGTTGAGGAGCAAACGATTTGTAAAGGATAAAAATTGGGTATATAGACAGGAAAGCGATATATGCATGCTACACCTGTTCGAATCGTTTATGGGGGCTGCTCCGCAATTAATATTGCAGCTATACGTTATGGCAGTATTACGTCGTACGCCGCTGTGGACAAGTAAGGACAATCAAATAGTCGTATTATCTACGTTACAGTAGAGACCGTCGATGCACAGACTCTGGCTAAATGCAGCTATGTATCACATTcacgtttttttcttttatcaCTATCGACAAATGTCTTAAATTATCACAGAGGTGAATAAGAAAACAATTTAAAGTCGTTTTCGTAAACCTTATTAATTTCGTTGAGCAACGATCGAGGAACATTCTGCATATACTCCTTAACAAGAGCAGTGGTTGTAACTCCTCGCGGATTGATGTTTCTCCAATCGCCCTTTCCATATAAATAATCGCTTAAACCTAGTTCTTGTATCAGAAACTGTTGATCTCTATCGAATGTGTCGAACTTTAAGATGTAATTGTATTTAATCAAGCAAGGCTCGCACGTATCGATGAACGGTGcccaatgttcgtcgaaatacTTTTCTTCCACAATGAAGTGAAGAAATTCGGTAAACGTAGGTTCCAATTTTGTTTCGTTCGCTTGCCTATATTTACGATATTTGTGCGCAATGTGTCGTCCAAATCTTTTATAGTAATAATCTCTTCCTTGTATGTGTTCTAATTTGTCTCTGTACGCGGACACGAGCCGTTCAAACGGATGTCGAACAATCAGAAATTTCATTGTGTTATTCAGCTTCTGCAACAGAGAACGTTCTCATCGATTAATATTTTTTCTGTACATGCGTTTTCATTCTATTGTTACATACTTGATATGCTTTTTTCACGTCTCTGTTGCGTGGGAATGCTTTCCTGACGATAGTGTTAATTTGTAAAATATCACGGCGAATCAATTCCATAGCTGTCTCCGTTAACACTCCTCCGAGCGTAGCGAAATGCTTCATCCACGTGGAACTCGCAGCTTTGTATATGGGGCACCATGATATCGCGTGCACTCTGCAAGGTGTGCACTCGAATTAATCCAAGTTTGCAAACACACTCATTATGCTGTACTTACGTATCGATGATCATGTTGGACAATACATTGTCCAAGTTCGTCACCGGTCTCACGATGCTTTTGCAATACGTTTCCAGTTCGTTTTTCCTATTGTTGAATTGGATTCGTGTCTTCTCCATTTCTTTCTTAGTCAGAGTAGTCGAAGCAGATTTATTTCTAACCGGGTCGTAATGTTTGTAATATCTACTGTCGATGTAGTTcacaaatttcaaatttttgctcGTCTTCAAGCACGAGTTGTGCAACAAATTCAGTACGAATATCAATGACAAAAATATCACGGCGACTATCGTGATCAGTTTCACTAACGTCAGCTGCCTCTGTAACAAAATAACATGTTCGTTACCATTCGAAATCGTCGGACCGTTCCATCGAACGACATAGCACTTACATGTAGCCCTAAGAACATGTTACCAAATACATGTAAACACTTCACTTTTAGAAAACATGGACGTATATTCGTTTGGCTCTCGAGTTCCGTCACTTTGACCTTTGGCATTTTGTGGTCTCCTCTCTGCGTGTAAAAAGTTTCTCTAAAATGATAATACTGTCGTCGGGAGGAGGGTACTGTGACTCGCAGAGTTCGCAGGAATACTGTAGCTCAGAGTCCGCATATTTTGACTTCCTTCAGCCCGCCCCCGTAGATAACAGAAGCAGGAAGAAAGATATCACGGACAGGTTCTATCTTCCTACGGAAGACTCTTCTCGATCCACGATCGAACCGTTTTGGTCGTACATTCCATGTAGGCAGTCGATGGTTCGGTGACTTTAACAAAGATTCTTCCTCGAATAGCGTGGGAGCGTTCGAGGTgctaaaaataaaatgactGCCTCTGTCACTGGCTcactaaaaaaattgttacgGAAATCCGCGAGCTGTGTGACGCCGGATCTCACCGTAGAAACctgaataaatgaataattttgCATAAACGAACAATCGAACAGGTTTGTCGGCCGCGGTGTCCTTTTGCTCGCTGAGCTGGGCTataggcacctacacgaaagcGATGCACAAGATAAATCCTGACCACGAGGCGACATGGGTAGCATTGGTTCTTCAGAGTCTCTGGCGGGCTGGTATGCTGATGTCTAGAATAGCCGTTCTGGTCTTAACGGCGCTCTGTTTAAGGGAATGGTTTTTATTGTTCCTGGGTAAGTATCTCGGCAGGCTGTGTAAGCCAGCGCAAAAGAACGCCTAGACTAGAAATAGATTTATGTGTTCGACGCGGCGGCGCCTCTCATGATACCCGACTCTGTTCGCAGGACTCCATTGGCTATTTATGACGGTCTGGGTGATCCTACAGAACACAGACTTCTGCCCGACGATGTGGGAGGAGCGTATTTATAATTGTATCATAGGACTAATTTATTGCTTCGATTTCTTTAATCTGCGGGTCGGCAGGTCCCGGTACAGAATGCTTATCTTCTATTTCGTCGTCACGCTCGAGAACACGGTGTTCCTGGTGGTGTACGTGTTCTGTTACAAGAACACGATCAGGACCGAGGAGATCGCTACGGTGGCCAGTCTGGTGGCCGGGGGGATGATGATCGGTCTGGCGAGTATGCTACTGTACTACGGCAAGTATCATCCCTCCAAGGTGATGATCGGGGCCGGGTCGATGGCCGCCGACAAGCGGGACAAGCGTGCCGAGACAGCGACCAAGACGACTGGCACGCCTAGGTCGTTCAAACAGTATTACTCGAACTCGCCGTGTTCGGTCGGTCATTCTCAGGGGGCCGCGTCCGAGGAGGTCACCACGGACAAACAATCCTTGCTGACGAACATCGTGCAGAGCTCGGACTGCGCGGAGACCGGCGTTATCAATCAGAGCTGCAAGGTCGCGAGCGAATCGAAGACTGCTGCCGTGCGCGTTGTTACCGAGTGCGAGTCGGCGCACAACGAGCCACCCCTCAAGGACGAGGGTGGCGGGGCTGAATCGAAAGGGTCGTTCCTCCCAGAGAGCAGCGCGGCTCGGGAGTTCGAGATGCAGAACGACTGCAACGACGCGGCCGAGAAACAGAACATTCACCGGCAGAAGCGCAGGGGCATCTGTCTGCCGACCAGCCACGGCTTCGACATCGAGAACGTGTCGCCCAAGGCACCGCCACCGTCCTCCAGCTTGTCGGGATCGTCCCGAAAGAGACGAGGCATCTGTTTCTCGACCCAATTGATCCTCGAGATGGAGAACGACGAGAACGAGAAGCTCGCGGATAAGAAACTGCTGTCGAACATCAGCGGAGCTCGCGAGGACCTGTTGGAGGACCGGTCCGAGGCTCGCAAGGAGGACGAAGAGGAGCACAAGGAAACGGACCACGATAACGCGAACAAGATGACTAGCAGGGACAGGTTGAAGACCCCGCCGATCTTCGACGATACTCGCGAGAAGATCTCGGAGACCGAGAAGCTGACGAAGGAGCAGAGGGACGAGACCATGAGCTGCGTCACCTCGATACACGACTACGAGAATGTCTGCCCGTTAGGGGTCGCCAGGCCACCCTGGTGCATTCGCAGCTGGAAAGGATACACGGACATAGAGACTTATATTCATGACGACAGCGTGGTCAGGGACAGACGGAGGGACACTCTGACCAGTACCACCACCGGGACCACGTACAGCTCGGAGTTCTCCGATATAACTTGCGTCAGCTCGATACTCAGGGGGATTTTGAAGCAGGACGATTACCTCGACACGTTAGCCTACGATCTGATCGATCCCAGAGAACTGAGAGCTATCCACAGCGAGGACCCGTCCTCTGCGAAAAGACCCTCCGAAGCGGAAGAGCAGAATGCCACGCTCTACATCGCGAAACCGGTCGTGATCGACGAGAAGGGCGGTATGTTTGCTCTGGACACCATTCTGGAGGAGCACGACGAGGAGAAATTGGATTACGGTAGGCCCGCTCACGACTCGGTTAGCACCCTCGTGAGCACGATCGATCAGATCAGAAGGTACACGGCGGACAACTCGCCGAGGCACGTGTACCACACGACCGGGAGCCAGTGGGAGGATTTCGACCCGAAGAACCT from Halictus rubicundus isolate RS-2024b chromosome 8, iyHalRubi1_principal, whole genome shotgun sequence encodes:
- the LOC143356659 gene encoding uncharacterized protein LOC143356659 isoform X1, which produces MAGKMAAAELKHDNVSCYETVKRNASTAMSHREIECYRFRLFDLIYYMTSVSFFFIDIATDSIVFTEYFLQGQFIWGCFALSFTILPAAVIQMFSLRWYQSDGSIKAIHWLLHFLFLGVLQRYLILLYATVYSLRSKRFVKDKNWVYRQESDICMLHLFESFMGAAPQLILQLYVMAVLRRTPLWTSLSAAVSFCSLSWAIGTYTKAMHKINPDHEATWVALVLQSLWRAGMLMSRIAVLVLTALCLREWFLLFLGLHWLFMTVWVILQNTDFCPTMWEERIYNCIIGLIYCFDFFNLRVGRSRYRMLIFYFVVTLENTVFLVVYVFCYKNTIRTEEIATVASLVAGGMMIGLASMLLYYGKYHPSKVMIGAGSMAADKRDKRAETATKTTGTPRSFKQYYSNSPCSVGHSQGAASEEVTTDKQSLLTNIVQSSDCAETGVINQSCKVASESKTAAVRVVTECESAHNEPPLKDEGGGAESKGSFLPESSAAREFEMQNDCNDAAEKQNIHRQKRRGICLPTSHGFDIENVSPKAPPPSSSLSGSSRKRRGICFSTQLILEMENDENEKLADKKLLSNISGAREDLLEDRSEARKEDEEEHKETDHDNANKMTSRDRLKTPPIFDDTREKISETEKLTKEQRDETMSCVTSIHDYENVCPLGVARPPWCIRSWKGYTDIETYIHDDSVVRDRRRDTLTSTTTGTTYSSEFSDITCVSSILRGILKQDDYLDTLAYDLIDPRELRAIHSEDPSSAKRPSEAEEQNATLYIAKPVVIDEKGGMFALDTILEEHDEEKLDYGRPAHDSVSTLVSTIDQIRRYTADNSPRHVYHTTGSQWEDFDPKNLIKKAQLTRALFKNDLKDPATCSKNYFNRLDEPDSIVRGRCEIDTIRDLVKYCAIESIRKTPLIDAILSDSPILGGKAKQPQKQQDAYRENETEKDNDIYVEMSPLVPVVQDVEVVQESFSGSPESVKTCNVVTPNVSAQSADPNPGEKTECPDRRRRPMNYPKRKFSLLKEKFETKSQLVYVVTPNNAIKLGQSAVPTELDTSKKNASVASRKNTDLSARHDKENLAPAAPLNVAHPKNATGDRCHANREKTDSIYENDKSRDTDLNLKQRRHIFLEQVLSPPKLLTWNKKRSLVGSAVKKF
- the LOC143356659 gene encoding uncharacterized protein LOC143356659 isoform X2, with translation MLPVPIVRFNLLYDFCQFFFHRYSNSIVFTEYFLQGQFIWGCFALSFTILPAAVIQMFSLRWYQSDGSIKAIHWLLHFLFLGVLQRYLILLYATVYSLRSKRFVKDKNWVYRQESDICMLHLFESFMGAAPQLILQLYVMAVLRRTPLWTSLSAAVSFCSLSWAIGTYTKAMHKINPDHEATWVALVLQSLWRAGMLMSRIAVLVLTALCLREWFLLFLGLHWLFMTVWVILQNTDFCPTMWEERIYNCIIGLIYCFDFFNLRVGRSRYRMLIFYFVVTLENTVFLVVYVFCYKNTIRTEEIATVASLVAGGMMIGLASMLLYYGKYHPSKVMIGAGSMAADKRDKRAETATKTTGTPRSFKQYYSNSPCSVGHSQGAASEEVTTDKQSLLTNIVQSSDCAETGVINQSCKVASESKTAAVRVVTECESAHNEPPLKDEGGGAESKGSFLPESSAAREFEMQNDCNDAAEKQNIHRQKRRGICLPTSHGFDIENVSPKAPPPSSSLSGSSRKRRGICFSTQLILEMENDENEKLADKKLLSNISGAREDLLEDRSEARKEDEEEHKETDHDNANKMTSRDRLKTPPIFDDTREKISETEKLTKEQRDETMSCVTSIHDYENVCPLGVARPPWCIRSWKGYTDIETYIHDDSVVRDRRRDTLTSTTTGTTYSSEFSDITCVSSILRGILKQDDYLDTLAYDLIDPRELRAIHSEDPSSAKRPSEAEEQNATLYIAKPVVIDEKGGMFALDTILEEHDEEKLDYGRPAHDSVSTLVSTIDQIRRYTADNSPRHVYHTTGSQWEDFDPKNLIKKAQLTRALFKNDLKDPATCSKNYFNRLDEPDSIVRGRCEIDTIRDLVKYCAIESIRKTPLIDAILSDSPILGGKAKQPQKQQDAYRENETEKDNDIYVEMSPLVPVVQDVEVVQESFSGSPESVKTCNVVTPNVSAQSADPNPGEKTECPDRRRRPMNYPKRKFSLLKEKFETKSQLVYVVTPNNAIKLGQSAVPTELDTSKKNASVASRKNTDLSARHDKENLAPAAPLNVAHPKNATGDRCHANREKTDSIYENDKSRDTDLNLKQRRHIFLEQVLSPPKLLTWNKKRSLVGSAVKKF
- the LOC143356662 gene encoding carbohydrate sulfotransferase 11 produces the protein MPKVKVTELESQTNIRPCFLKVKCLHVFGNMFLGLHRQLTLVKLITIVAVIFLSLIFVLNLLHNSCLKTSKNLKFVNYIDSRYYKHYDPVRNKSASTTLTKKEMEKTRIQFNNRKNELETYCKSIVRPVTNLDNVLSNMIIDTVHAISWCPIYKAASSTWMKHFATLGGVLTETAMELIRRDILQINTIVRKAFPRNRDVKKAYQKLNNTMKFLIVRHPFERLVSAYRDKLEHIQGRDYYYKRFGRHIAHKYRKYRQANETKLEPTFTEFLHFIVEEKYFDEHWAPFIDTCEPCLIKYNYILKFDTFDRDQQFLIQELGLSDYLYGKGDWRNINPRGVTTTALVKEYMQNVPRSLLNEINKVYENDFKLFSYSPL